A genomic window from Treponema maltophilum ATCC 51939 includes:
- the fmt gene encoding methionyl-tRNA formyltransferase translates to MLNIVFAGSPAIAAILLKGLIELKQVGIAAVLTNAPSPVGRSKTPVSTPVAQLAHENGLTVLEPEKLDTSVREKIAALKPDLLVCFAYGKIFGPKFLALFSKGGINLHPSLLPKYRGPTPVPAAILAGETKTGITVQRLAQRMDSGDILAQKEIVLDGTETAEEVLMHAAREGVPLVSDVLAQIESGTERAVAQNEEEASYCKVFCKADGLLDWTKSAASLCAQVHAFQPWPGTFTYAGNAKLYIHTASVYRGDCTFGEAAAGTVIGIDKDCGILVQTGDGVLAIQKLQKEAKKAMSWKDFLNGSRNFIGTQCSSSASSNVPSAQ, encoded by the coding sequence GTGCTGAATATTGTTTTTGCGGGAAGTCCCGCCATAGCCGCAATTTTGCTGAAGGGGCTTATCGAATTAAAACAAGTCGGCATTGCCGCAGTCCTTACAAACGCGCCTTCTCCGGTCGGGCGCAGTAAAACGCCGGTGAGCACGCCGGTCGCGCAGCTTGCGCATGAAAACGGCCTTACCGTTTTGGAGCCGGAAAAGCTCGATACTTCCGTGCGCGAAAAAATCGCCGCGCTCAAGCCGGATCTTTTAGTGTGCTTTGCCTACGGCAAAATATTCGGCCCCAAATTCCTTGCGCTTTTTTCGAAAGGCGGCATAAACCTGCATCCGTCGCTTTTACCCAAATACCGCGGGCCTACGCCCGTTCCTGCAGCAATCCTTGCAGGAGAAACAAAAACCGGCATTACCGTGCAGCGTTTGGCGCAGCGCATGGACAGCGGCGATATCCTCGCCCAAAAAGAAATCGTCCTGGACGGAACCGAAACGGCCGAAGAAGTGCTCATGCATGCCGCGCGCGAAGGAGTTCCGCTCGTGTCGGACGTGCTTGCCCAAATTGAATCGGGGACGGAACGGGCGGTTGCGCAAAACGAAGAAGAAGCGTCGTACTGTAAAGTTTTTTGCAAAGCGGACGGTCTTTTGGACTGGACAAAAAGCGCGGCAAGCCTGTGCGCTCAAGTACACGCCTTTCAGCCTTGGCCGGGAACGTTCACCTATGCGGGAAACGCCAAGCTCTACATTCATACCGCAAGCGTATACCGCGGCGACTGCACATTCGGCGAAGCGGCGGCGGGGACCGTTATCGGTATAGACAAAGACTGCGGAATTCTGGTACAAACAGGAGACGGAGTTCTTGCAATACAAAAACTGCAAAAGGAAGCTAAAAAAGCCATGTCGTGGAAGGATTTTTTGAACGGCAGCCGGAACTTTA
- the def gene encoding peptide deformylase, with protein sequence MKIFKLGEDVLRQKALPVEHINDDIRSLAAQMLTAMQENNGIGLAAPQVGMSLRLFVVDTGDGVQRIFINPQIIETSEKTSLYEEGCLSIPKVYEKIERPERVKVQAFDEKGAPFTLDADGLLARVIQHEYDHLDGVLFIDRGDPEFKQATIENFKRREERRREKAAQKEAQARKIAAKIAHKKQTAQEATSRC encoded by the coding sequence ATGAAGATTTTTAAATTAGGCGAAGACGTGCTCAGACAAAAGGCGCTTCCGGTGGAACATATAAACGACGATATCCGTTCTTTAGCCGCACAAATGCTGACGGCAATGCAGGAAAACAACGGCATCGGATTGGCGGCTCCGCAAGTCGGTATGTCGCTGAGGCTTTTTGTCGTCGATACCGGAGACGGAGTTCAGCGCATATTTATAAATCCGCAAATAATCGAAACGTCCGAAAAAACGAGCCTGTACGAAGAAGGCTGTCTTTCGATTCCGAAAGTATACGAAAAAATCGAACGCCCCGAAAGGGTAAAAGTTCAGGCATTTGACGAAAAGGGCGCCCCCTTTACGCTGGATGCCGACGGCCTTTTGGCGCGCGTCATTCAGCACGAATACGACCACTTGGACGGCGTTCTGTTCATCGATCGCGGAGATCCGGAATTCAAGCAGGCAACTATAGAAAACTTTAAACGGCGCGAAGAACGCAGGCGCGAAAAAGCCGCACAAAAAGAAGCGCAGGCGCGAAAAATCGCGGCAAAAATCGCTCACAAAAAACAAACGGCACAAGAGGCGACAAGCCGGTGCTGA
- a CDS encoding glutamate-5-semialdehyde dehydrogenase: MIDERIFAGLREASFGLAGLCTAQKNAALAKAAESIGDARSEILAANKIDVEKARKAGIKDSLADRLLLTEERIGAIIRSIQTVIAQPDPIGRVLEGWKTANGLNIKKVCVPMGVAAIIYESRPNVTAEAFSLAWKSGNALLLRGSSSALESNKALVNAIKKALPIPHALELACGGHEEVNQIIKARGKIDVVLPRGGKNLIETVCANAAVPVIETGTGVCHLFVDESADIAAALAVAENAKLQRPGVCNAIETLLVHKNLAECFLPALAERFAGRAELRCCERSFPILNAAVENSALSSVRNTKLVPASDGDFGTEFLDYILAVKVVDSVEQAVTHINAHNSGHSESIITESVANARFFQTQVDAACVYVNASTRFTDGGEFGFGAEWGISTQKLHVRGPMGLSALTTTKYCIDGEGQVR; this comes from the coding sequence ATGATTGACGAACGAATTTTTGCAGGCTTGCGCGAAGCTTCTTTCGGCTTGGCCGGCCTTTGTACGGCGCAAAAAAATGCGGCGCTTGCGAAAGCGGCCGAATCGATCGGCGATGCGCGTTCCGAAATTTTAGCTGCAAATAAAATCGATGTTGAAAAAGCCCGAAAGGCCGGCATCAAAGATTCTCTTGCAGACCGCCTGCTTTTAACCGAGGAGCGCATCGGCGCAATAATCCGAAGCATTCAGACTGTCATCGCTCAACCTGATCCGATCGGGCGCGTGCTCGAAGGCTGGAAAACGGCAAACGGTTTAAACATAAAAAAGGTTTGCGTTCCGATGGGCGTTGCCGCCATCATTTACGAATCGAGGCCGAACGTTACCGCGGAAGCTTTTTCTTTAGCGTGGAAAAGCGGTAATGCGCTGCTGTTGCGCGGAAGTTCGAGCGCGCTTGAATCGAATAAGGCGCTCGTAAACGCGATAAAAAAAGCGCTGCCGATTCCGCACGCGCTCGAGCTGGCTTGCGGCGGACACGAAGAAGTCAATCAAATCATTAAAGCGCGCGGGAAAATAGACGTCGTGCTTCCGCGCGGCGGTAAAAACCTTATCGAAACGGTGTGCGCGAACGCCGCGGTGCCCGTTATAGAAACGGGAACGGGCGTATGCCATTTGTTTGTCGACGAAAGCGCCGATATCGCAGCGGCGCTCGCCGTTGCCGAAAACGCAAAACTGCAGCGCCCCGGCGTATGCAATGCGATCGAAACGCTGTTGGTGCACAAAAACCTCGCCGAATGTTTTTTGCCCGCTTTGGCCGAACGTTTTGCCGGCAGGGCGGAACTGCGCTGCTGCGAGCGTTCTTTTCCCATACTGAATGCCGCCGTTGAAAACTCCGCGCTTTCTTCGGTGCGGAACACAAAGCTTGTGCCTGCGTCCGACGGCGATTTCGGTACCGAGTTTTTGGATTATATACTTGCCGTAAAAGTCGTCGATTCGGTTGAACAAGCCGTTACACACATCAATGCACACAACAGCGGACATTCCGAATCGATCATTACCGAAAGCGTTGCGAACGCGCGGTTTTTTCAAACGCAAGTCGATGCCGCCTGCGTATATGTAAACGCTTCCACGCGCTTTACCGACGGCGGAGAATTCGGCTTCGGCGCCGAATGGGGAATCAGCACGCAAAAACTGCACGTGCGCGGTCCCATGGGATTAAGCGCGCTTACGACGACAAAATACTGCATAGACGGAGAAGGACAGGTTCGATGA
- the proB gene encoding glutamate 5-kinase produces the protein MNVADAIAGARKIVIKIGSNTLAKADGTINTDFMDGFAAQCADLIARNKQLVIVSSGAQVAGMSALNRWTRKKDIHYRQALCAIGQVELMYQWRAAFFKYGIHIGQLLFTKEDFTHDYRTLNMRNTLFTLVDEGVLPVINENDSVCVEEIRIGDNDNLSALTAELWSADLLILFSDIDGVYTANPKENPGAELIQKVSDIDELKKHISIGKTNAFGTGGMETKLQAAEKMFACGIPMILANGGKERILENLASGSADATLFCRD, from the coding sequence ATGAATGTTGCCGATGCGATAGCCGGTGCGCGCAAAATCGTTATAAAAATAGGCTCGAATACGCTTGCAAAAGCGGACGGTACAATCAATACCGATTTTATGGACGGCTTTGCCGCTCAGTGTGCCGATTTGATTGCACGGAACAAACAGCTTGTCATTGTGTCGTCCGGCGCTCAGGTTGCCGGCATGTCCGCGCTGAACAGATGGACGCGCAAAAAAGATATCCATTATCGGCAGGCGCTCTGTGCGATCGGGCAGGTGGAACTGATGTATCAATGGCGCGCCGCGTTTTTTAAGTACGGAATTCACATCGGTCAGCTGTTATTTACCAAAGAGGATTTTACCCACGACTACAGAACGCTGAATATGCGCAACACGCTTTTTACGCTCGTCGATGAAGGCGTGCTCCCCGTTATAAACGAAAACGATTCGGTGTGCGTCGAAGAAATCCGTATCGGCGACAACGACAATTTGAGCGCGCTTACCGCCGAATTGTGGTCGGCCGACTTACTGATTTTGTTCAGCGATATAGACGGCGTGTATACGGCGAATCCCAAAGAAAACCCCGGCGCCGAATTGATACAAAAAGTTTCGGACATCGATGAATTAAAAAAGCACATCAGCATCGGCAAAACAAACGCGTTCGGCACCGGCGGCATGGAAACAAAGCTTCAAGCCGCCGAAAAAATGTTCGCCTGCGGCATACCGATGATTTTGGCAAACGGAGGCAAAGAGCGCATATTGGAAAACCTCGCTTCCGGTTCGGCCGACGCTACACTCTTTTGCCGCGATTAG
- the trhA gene encoding PAQR family membrane homeostasis protein TrhA, with product MNDSPDKDSELSIREEAEQKIKEIKRKAKQDIDDVKYEMQLKLLADNRKAIDRACKKENRRRYREAKREAYRNRTKRYSLGEEIFNSITHGIGAGLAIAALVLLIVKAATQAPHGLKAYYVTSWTLFGSSLVILYLMSTLYHALTPPKAKSVFSVFDHASIYVLIAGTYTPFCLASLHGALGWTLFGIIWALAITGITLYSVFGSKLRAASVITYILMGWLIVFAFKPMYNVLPPVSIVFLISGGIAYTAGVFFYSMKDRKWMHSIWHLFVMAGSVLHFFSVYFSI from the coding sequence ATGAACGATTCACCGGATAAAGACAGCGAACTTTCAATCCGCGAAGAAGCGGAACAGAAAATCAAAGAAATAAAGCGCAAGGCAAAACAGGATATAGACGACGTAAAATACGAAATGCAGCTGAAGCTTTTGGCCGACAACCGAAAAGCCATAGATCGCGCGTGCAAAAAGGAAAACAGGCGGCGCTACCGTGAGGCAAAGCGCGAAGCGTACCGCAACCGCACCAAACGCTATTCGCTCGGCGAAGAAATATTCAATTCAATTACGCACGGCATAGGAGCTGGTCTTGCAATCGCGGCTTTGGTGCTGCTTATCGTAAAGGCGGCCACGCAGGCGCCGCACGGACTCAAAGCGTATTATGTAACGAGCTGGACACTTTTCGGTTCCTCTTTGGTTATCTTGTACCTTATGTCGACGCTCTACCACGCGCTTACGCCTCCCAAGGCGAAGAGCGTTTTTTCCGTATTCGACCACGCATCGATTTACGTGCTCATAGCCGGAACATACACGCCCTTTTGCCTCGCATCGCTGCACGGCGCACTCGGCTGGACCTTATTCGGCATTATTTGGGCGCTTGCGATAACGGGCATCACGCTGTACTCCGTATTCGGCAGCAAATTGCGTGCAGCTTCGGTCATCACGTACATTCTCATGGGATGGCTCATCGTTTTTGCGTTTAAGCCGATGTACAATGTGCTTCCGCCTGTAAGCATCGTTTTTTTAATAAGCGGCGGTATCGCATACACCGCCGGCGTCTTTTTTTACTCGATGAAAGACCGCAAATGGATGCATTCGATTTGGCACTTGTTTGTCATGGCCGGAAGCGTCTTGCACTTTTTTTCGGTGTATTTTTCGATTTAA
- the rlmB gene encoding 23S rRNA (guanosine(2251)-2'-O)-methyltransferase RlmB, translated as MQIKTGFHAIEEYLKSTEHLLKTKPDAAHGIEILYSKAGPRVKKILERARALHIPCTQTDDAHLDSLAAHLNALSREHRGIVLSLPAGKEEKTVDFDTFIDMLTESCASEKRSALVVMLDSVTDPHNVGAVIRNCDQLGADLLVLPERRGANDASVIERASAGASSWVPTAVVTNLVRSAEKLREKGFWVYGAAANGTGAHTLDLTGNVAFIMGSEGSGISRLLASKCDDFVSIPCSGKLDSLNVSVAAGILLYERRRQLLNKA; from the coding sequence ATGCAGATAAAAACGGGCTTCCACGCCATAGAAGAATACCTTAAAAGTACCGAACATCTTTTAAAAACAAAACCCGATGCGGCGCACGGTATCGAAATCTTATATTCGAAAGCGGGTCCGCGCGTAAAAAAAATTTTGGAACGCGCCCGCGCTTTGCACATTCCGTGCACGCAAACGGACGACGCACACCTTGATTCGCTTGCGGCGCACCTGAACGCTTTGTCGAGGGAACACCGCGGCATTGTGCTTTCGCTGCCTGCGGGAAAAGAAGAAAAAACGGTCGATTTCGACACCTTTATCGACATGCTGACCGAAAGCTGCGCAAGCGAAAAACGCAGCGCGTTGGTCGTTATGCTGGATTCGGTTACCGATCCGCATAATGTCGGCGCGGTTATCAGAAACTGCGACCAGTTAGGCGCCGATTTACTCGTCCTGCCAGAACGCCGCGGAGCAAACGACGCTTCCGTTATCGAACGGGCAAGCGCGGGAGCTTCTTCATGGGTTCCGACCGCGGTAGTAACCAATTTGGTGCGCAGCGCAGAAAAACTGCGCGAAAAAGGCTTTTGGGTATACGGCGCGGCGGCAAACGGAACCGGCGCCCACACGCTTGATTTGACGGGAAACGTCGCCTTCATTATGGGAAGCGAAGGGTCGGGCATAAGCCGCCTTTTAGCGTCCAAGTGTGACGATTTCGTGTCGATTCCGTGCAGCGGCAAGCTCGACAGCTTAAACGTATCGGTTGCGGCCGGCATTTTACTTTACGAACGGCGACGCCAGCTTTTAAATAAAGCGTAA
- a CDS encoding YchJ family protein, whose translation MEKQNTQKQCPCGSGKLFADCCGPVIAGKTAAKTAESLMRARYSAYVMHDIDFIVSSCAHEKGENNIDTEETRRWSEESEWLGLKIINTEKGGENDTQGIVEFGAAYSRKGLKDVHKEKAEFVKENGRWLYKTGTITPVTIVREGKKPGRNESCPCGSGKKYKHCCGR comes from the coding sequence ATGGAAAAGCAAAATACTCAAAAGCAGTGCCCGTGCGGCTCGGGTAAGCTTTTTGCGGACTGCTGCGGGCCCGTTATTGCCGGAAAAACCGCGGCGAAAACAGCCGAAAGTTTAATGCGTGCGCGCTATTCGGCCTATGTTATGCATGACATAGACTTTATCGTTTCGAGCTGTGCGCATGAAAAAGGCGAAAATAATATAGATACGGAAGAAACGCGCCGCTGGAGCGAAGAATCCGAATGGCTCGGCTTAAAAATAATCAACACCGAAAAGGGCGGCGAAAACGACACGCAAGGTATAGTGGAATTCGGCGCGGCGTACAGCCGCAAGGGGCTGAAAGACGTTCATAAAGAAAAAGCCGAATTCGTAAAAGAAAACGGCCGCTGGCTGTATAAAACGGGAACGATTACCCCCGTTACGATTGTGCGCGAAGGCAAAAAACCGGGCAGAAACGAAAGCTGCCCCTGCGGTTCGGGCAAAAAATATAAGCATTGTTGCGGGCGATAG